A single window of Halotalea alkalilenta DNA harbors:
- a CDS encoding ABC transporter permease — protein sequence MALLLAASFGFFTVMAPGFLSGANIRSMAVQLPELGLLSLAMLLPIISGGLNLAVTFTANIAGLTTAWLVQNALGDAGALGLVVSVGAGLAVGAAAGFLIGVIVARVGAHPILVSLGVMIFLQGLGEFLTRGGGISGMPASFQWIGGGSVMGIPVPILVFLLAAAALAYFMQFTRTGFSIHMVGSNLRATEYSGVNVRRVLITLYTISGLLAAIAGMVMLARFNSVRVGHGESYLLITVLACFLAGANPFGGFGRVLPLVLGLMSLQVIASGMNLMGASQHLAIAVWGAFLIVVMTLRMPFLKRS from the coding sequence ATGGCGCTGCTGCTGGCCGCGAGTTTCGGCTTCTTCACCGTGATGGCGCCGGGCTTTCTGAGCGGTGCCAACATCCGATCGATGGCCGTGCAGCTTCCCGAGCTGGGTCTGTTGTCACTGGCGATGCTGCTGCCGATCATCTCAGGCGGACTCAATCTGGCGGTCACCTTCACCGCCAATATCGCCGGGCTGACGACGGCCTGGCTGGTTCAGAATGCGCTCGGTGATGCCGGGGCGCTAGGCCTCGTCGTGAGCGTCGGCGCCGGACTCGCCGTAGGCGCCGCGGCGGGTTTTCTGATCGGTGTCATCGTCGCCCGGGTCGGCGCGCACCCGATCCTCGTCTCCCTCGGCGTGATGATCTTCCTCCAAGGGCTGGGAGAATTCCTCACCCGAGGCGGCGGCATTTCCGGCATGCCGGCAAGCTTTCAATGGATTGGCGGCGGCAGCGTGATGGGCATCCCGGTTCCCATTCTGGTCTTTCTACTCGCCGCGGCCGCGCTGGCCTATTTCATGCAGTTCACCCGCACTGGTTTTTCGATCCACATGGTCGGCTCCAATCTGCGCGCCACCGAGTATTCGGGCGTCAACGTACGCCGCGTGCTGATCACGCTCTACACGATCTCGGGGCTGCTGGCGGCGATCGCCGGCATGGTGATGCTGGCGCGTTTCAACTCAGTGCGGGTGGGCCACGGGGAGAGCTATCTACTGATAACGGTGCTCGCCTGCTTCCTTGCCGGCGCCAACCCGTTCGGTGGCTTCGGGCGCGTATTGCCTCTGGTGCTTGGCTTGATGAGTCTCCAGGTGATCGCTTCTGGCATGAACCTGATGGGTGCCAGCCAGCATCTCGCCATCGCCGTCTGGGGTGCGTTTCTGATCGTCGTCATGACGCTGCGCATGCCCTTCCTCAAACGATCGTGA
- a CDS encoding ABC transporter permease yields MRKFHLGTEGVLALLILGLGVVLSLTTENFLTVQNLFDLLNNQSVNMIFAAGLVVVLIAGGIDISFAVAASVVQYAAMTLLISLGGGNWLFGIALSMAIGTLLGLFNALLIYRFRIVSIIVTIATFNLYFGLLMVFTGGVSIYDVPDWLYYAVPLIDLPATRGSATLYLPVAVMVVISLTTGFILTRTGFGRAIYGFGSSPEAARRSGVRVGLIHAFAYGWLGMCAGVAGLMQAHIVQEVVPNALIGQELPILAAVVLGGATLGGGRGSVTGALLGVLLLAVVQNGLNLLGVTPYAFRMIVGFIILAAITCSNLDKLLPQRAMAREARS; encoded by the coding sequence ATGCGTAAGTTTCACCTCGGTACCGAAGGCGTGCTGGCACTCCTCATCCTGGGGCTTGGTGTCGTGCTGAGCTTGACCACGGAAAACTTTCTGACGGTTCAAAACCTGTTCGACCTGCTCAACAACCAATCGGTGAATATGATCTTCGCCGCCGGACTGGTGGTGGTGCTGATAGCCGGTGGCATCGATATCTCCTTCGCCGTCGCGGCCTCGGTAGTGCAGTACGCGGCGATGACGCTGCTCATATCACTCGGCGGCGGCAACTGGTTGTTCGGCATCGCGCTGTCGATGGCCATAGGCACCCTGCTCGGGCTGTTCAACGCTTTGCTGATCTACCGTTTTCGCATCGTTTCGATCATCGTCACCATCGCCACCTTCAATCTCTACTTCGGCCTGCTGATGGTCTTCACCGGCGGCGTATCGATCTATGACGTTCCCGACTGGCTCTATTACGCGGTACCGCTGATCGACCTGCCCGCCACTCGCGGTAGCGCCACGCTCTATCTACCGGTCGCCGTGATGGTGGTGATCAGCCTGACCACCGGCTTCATTCTCACCCGCACCGGTTTCGGTCGCGCCATCTATGGCTTCGGCTCCAGTCCCGAGGCGGCCAGGCGCTCCGGCGTCCGAGTCGGCCTGATCCACGCCTTTGCCTACGGCTGGCTGGGCATGTGCGCCGGGGTCGCCGGACTGATGCAGGCGCATATCGTGCAGGAAGTCGTGCCCAACGCGCTGATCGGCCAAGAGCTGCCGATTCTCGCCGCGGTGGTGCTGGGGGGCGCGACGCTGGGCGGCGGCCGCGGTTCTGTCACTGGCGCACTGCTAGGGGTGCTGTTGCTCGCCGTGGTACAGAACGGGCTCAACCTGCTCGGCGTGACACCCTACGCCTTCCGCATGATCGTCGGCTTCATCATTCTCGCCGCGATCACCTGTAGCAATCTCGACAAACTGCTGCCCCAGCGCGCAATGGCCAGGGAGGCCCGCTCATGA
- a CDS encoding sugar ABC transporter ATP-binding protein: MGDLALRADHVNKIFGHSRVLDDVSFELRRGEVLCLAGENGCGKSTLIKILNGVYTPEAGAVFSFGDGTDAGDDTTISHITPREARARGIHVIWQDLALFAHLSVAENIVFDDYVANPMRPLSYRAARQQAREVIERLGVELDPDTRVEELSIARRQLVAIARVIRAGARIIFMDEPTASLTRNEVRTLLDLTRALSAQGISIVFVSHRLAEVLAVCQRVTVLRNGKLVGTYPTEGMTQARLSQLMTGQELNLVPRQTAPSGEPVLELRGLSRRGEFEDVSLTLNRGEILGLTGLLGAGRTELAHVIFGMTQPTAGEMRMHGKRLTLRSNRDAIRHGIAYVSEDRLNLGLVQSQSINMNTAVTVLGELEKPRGFLSPSRVRALTAEWIRRLGTKVSDAELAVSSLSGGNQQRVVIAKWLATNPKVLILDCPTVGVDIGAKAGIFEIIRQLADDGMAIILISDEAGEIWMNADRVIVLHEGRVSQELIPADTTEESLEEIINA, translated from the coding sequence ATGGGCGACCTCGCATTACGGGCGGACCACGTCAATAAAATCTTCGGCCATAGTCGCGTGCTGGACGATGTCTCGTTCGAACTGCGTCGCGGCGAGGTGCTTTGCCTCGCCGGCGAGAACGGCTGCGGCAAGAGTACCCTGATCAAGATCCTCAACGGCGTCTATACACCCGAGGCGGGGGCGGTATTCTCTTTCGGCGACGGTACCGACGCAGGCGACGACACGACCATCAGCCACATTACCCCCCGGGAGGCCCGGGCCCGGGGCATTCACGTGATCTGGCAGGATCTGGCGCTTTTCGCCCACCTGAGCGTGGCCGAGAACATCGTCTTCGACGACTATGTGGCGAATCCGATGCGCCCGCTTTCCTATCGCGCCGCCCGCCAGCAGGCGCGCGAGGTCATCGAACGCCTTGGGGTCGAACTCGACCCCGACACGCGGGTCGAGGAGCTCTCCATCGCCCGGCGCCAGCTGGTGGCGATCGCCCGCGTAATACGCGCCGGCGCGCGAATCATTTTCATGGACGAGCCCACTGCCTCGCTGACCCGCAATGAGGTCCGCACCTTGCTCGACCTCACCCGGGCGCTCTCCGCCCAGGGTATCTCCATCGTCTTCGTAAGCCACCGCCTGGCCGAGGTTCTGGCGGTCTGTCAGCGGGTCACCGTACTGCGTAACGGTAAGCTGGTAGGCACCTACCCCACCGAAGGAATGACCCAGGCGCGGCTCTCGCAGCTGATGACGGGGCAGGAGCTGAATCTCGTCCCGCGACAGACCGCTCCCTCTGGCGAGCCGGTGCTGGAGCTCCGGGGCCTGAGCCGCCGCGGCGAGTTCGAAGACGTCTCGCTGACCCTCAACCGCGGTGAAATCCTTGGCCTCACCGGGCTGCTCGGCGCAGGGCGCACGGAACTCGCACATGTCATCTTCGGGATGACCCAGCCCACCGCAGGCGAGATGCGCATGCACGGCAAGCGGCTGACGCTACGCTCCAATCGGGATGCGATCCGCCACGGTATCGCCTATGTCTCCGAAGACCGCCTCAATCTGGGACTGGTGCAAAGCCAGTCGATCAACATGAACACCGCCGTTACCGTGCTCGGCGAACTGGAAAAGCCCAGAGGCTTTCTTTCCCCTTCGCGGGTTCGAGCGCTCACCGCCGAATGGATTCGCCGCCTGGGGACGAAAGTCAGCGACGCGGAGCTTGCGGTGTCGTCGCTCTCCGGTGGCAATCAGCAGCGGGTGGTAATCGCCAAGTGGCTGGCGACCAACCCCAAAGTATTGATCCTCGATTGCCCGACCGTGGGCGTGGACATCGGCGCCAAGGCCGGCATTTTCGAGATCATCCGGCAGCTGGCCGACGATGGCATGGCGATCATCCTGATTTCCGATGAGGCCGGTGAGATCTGGATGAACGCCGACCGGGTCATCGTGCTGCACGAGGGCCGGGTGAGCCAGGAGCTCATACCGGCGGACACCACTGAGGAGTCGCTCGAGGAGATCATCAATGCGTAA
- a CDS encoding substrate-binding domain-containing protein codes for MKRSILIVAALAATFGATAHAQDKPTVAVVAKVGGIPWFNAMEQGIREQGEALGINAYMIGPTSADPALQVRAIEDLIARGVDVIGVVPNDRQVLEPVLKKARDQGIIVLTHESPESENVDYDFEMISAQQLGEEHAKLLADTTGCEGSYAVYVGGLSVPAHNAWADAAVNWLSEHCPEMRQASSRFGVAESVDDSRNTTLDLIRAHSDLAGIMSFGSQGTIGAARAVRERGMAGEIKVMGLFSPGQGRRLVHEGVITGGFQWNPLEAGKAFVALGNRLYEGGEIADGDDLPVLGTIELDGHTIFASKPLALNEETIDELAELGL; via the coding sequence ATGAAACGCTCGATCTTGATAGTCGCCGCGCTCGCCGCAACGTTCGGCGCCACCGCTCACGCCCAGGACAAACCGACCGTCGCCGTGGTCGCAAAGGTCGGCGGTATCCCATGGTTCAATGCCATGGAACAGGGCATCAGAGAACAGGGCGAGGCGCTCGGCATCAATGCCTACATGATCGGCCCGACCAGTGCCGACCCAGCTTTGCAGGTGCGCGCGATCGAGGATTTGATCGCTCGCGGAGTCGATGTGATCGGTGTCGTACCCAACGACCGCCAGGTGCTCGAACCGGTACTCAAGAAAGCCCGCGACCAAGGGATCATCGTGCTGACTCACGAGAGTCCGGAATCGGAAAACGTCGACTACGACTTCGAGATGATTTCAGCCCAGCAGCTAGGCGAGGAACACGCCAAACTGCTCGCTGACACCACCGGTTGCGAAGGCTCGTACGCGGTCTATGTCGGCGGCCTCAGCGTACCTGCGCACAATGCCTGGGCCGATGCAGCCGTGAACTGGCTTTCCGAGCACTGCCCGGAGATGAGGCAAGCCTCCAGCCGCTTCGGTGTGGCCGAAAGCGTCGACGACAGCCGTAACACCACGCTCGATTTGATCCGCGCGCACTCCGACCTGGCCGGCATCATGTCCTTCGGCAGCCAGGGCACCATCGGTGCCGCTCGCGCGGTACGGGAGCGCGGCATGGCCGGCGAGATCAAAGTGATGGGCCTCTTCTCCCCAGGCCAGGGGCGCCGGCTCGTCCATGAAGGCGTGATCACCGGCGGTTTTCAATGGAATCCGCTGGAAGCGGGCAAGGCATTCGTCGCCCTCGGCAACCGGCTCTACGAAGGCGGGGAAATCGCCGACGGCGACGATCTGCCGGTACTGGGCACCATCGAACTCGACGGCCACACCATCTTCGCCTCGAAGCCGCTGGCGCTGAACGAGGAGACGATCGACGAGCTGGCCGAACTCGGCCTCTGA
- a CDS encoding substrate-binding domain-containing protein: MSGGAERCGERGDYQDRAFHHVPLSTGDWRWWCSRPRRWRCCTIGCAFLFFFSLRCNATFASYSEEVFVSDDNSKRLTIYDLAQLAQSSPSTVSAVLNGTWQQRRISHKLADRILALAHAEGYSINMQARALRRERSGIVGMIVPMYDNRYFSSIAQDFEAEARRRGLFTIVSCTNRDPEQEREAARMMLAYRVEHLVCTGATAPDAIAEMCAAAGVPCLNLDLPGTRAPSVISANREGALRLTLAILDRLAAAGQPEQPVLFIGGRSEDHNTRERVMGFRQARRSRGLDTSETDVLVCGYEADRAQVAFQDYVERLGGPPGALFINSTISLEGIVRWLRLRGYDLDAIVLGCFDWDPLAAAFHPRLMMARQDVPAMIERVFELIDEPAKARNRLVEVLPKLIGV; this comes from the coding sequence GTGAGCGGTGGCGCCGAACGTTGCGGCGAGCGCGGCGACTATCAAGATCGAGCGTTTCATCATGTCCCCCTGAGTACCGGTGATTGGCGGTGGTGGTGTAGCCGACCACGGCGTTGGCGGTGTTGCACAATCGGTTGTGCATTTTTGTTTTTCTTCTCCCTGCGATGCAATGCTACTTTTGCCTCGTACTCTGAGGAGGTGTTCGTGTCCGACGACAATTCGAAACGGCTGACGATCTACGATCTGGCCCAACTCGCGCAGTCTTCCCCGAGTACCGTCAGCGCTGTGCTGAACGGCACTTGGCAGCAGCGCCGTATCAGTCACAAACTCGCCGATCGCATCCTTGCGCTTGCGCATGCCGAGGGGTACTCGATCAACATGCAGGCGAGGGCGCTGCGGCGTGAACGCTCGGGTATCGTCGGCATGATCGTGCCGATGTACGACAACCGCTATTTCAGTTCGATTGCCCAGGATTTCGAAGCCGAGGCGAGGCGTCGCGGCCTGTTCACCATCGTCTCGTGCACCAACCGCGATCCGGAACAAGAGCGCGAAGCGGCGCGAATGATGCTCGCCTATCGCGTGGAGCATCTGGTCTGCACCGGGGCGACCGCACCCGACGCGATCGCTGAGATGTGCGCCGCGGCCGGCGTTCCCTGTCTGAACCTCGACCTGCCGGGAACACGGGCACCCTCGGTCATTTCCGCCAACCGTGAAGGGGCGCTTCGGCTGACGCTGGCGATTCTCGATCGCTTGGCAGCCGCAGGACAGCCAGAGCAACCTGTCCTTTTCATCGGCGGGCGTAGCGAAGACCACAATACTCGGGAGCGAGTGATGGGTTTTCGGCAGGCCAGGCGTTCGCGCGGCCTCGATACCAGCGAGACGGACGTGTTGGTTTGCGGCTACGAAGCGGACCGGGCGCAGGTGGCGTTCCAGGACTACGTGGAGCGCCTCGGTGGTCCGCCTGGTGCACTCTTCATCAATTCGACGATTTCGCTGGAGGGGATCGTCCGATGGCTTCGCCTGCGAGGTTACGACCTCGATGCCATCGTCCTCGGATGTTTCGACTGGGACCCTCTCGCGGCGGCTTTTCACCCGCGCCTGATGATGGCGCGCCAAGACGTTCCGGCGATGATCGAGCGGGTTTTCGAGTTGATCGATGAGCCGGCCAAGGCCCGCAACCGCCTGGTGGAGGTCTTGCCGAAGCTGATTGGCGTCTGA
- a CDS encoding putative quinol monooxygenase, with the protein MSVTYLIEFTVKPMQRERFLTLLNGVLDAMREEANFRNATLHRDPEDPYHFLLHETWADHQDVLDVQLNRPYRSEWHEALPELLERPRQVSMWSTVRVDRA; encoded by the coding sequence ATGAGCGTCACCTACCTGATCGAGTTCACCGTCAAGCCGATGCAGCGCGAGCGTTTCCTCACCCTGCTCAATGGCGTGCTCGATGCGATGCGTGAGGAGGCGAACTTTCGCAACGCCACCCTCCATCGTGACCCCGAGGATCCCTACCACTTTTTGCTTCACGAGACCTGGGCCGATCACCAGGACGTGCTCGACGTTCAGCTCAACCGGCCTTATCGCAGTGAGTGGCACGAGGCGCTGCCCGAGCTGCTGGAGCGGCCCCGTCAGGTATCGATGTGGTCGACGGTGCGGGTCGACCGCGCCTGA
- a CDS encoding carbon-nitrogen hydrolase family protein, with the protein MSRTTVCALQLGASPAGKQDTLQRILAFEAQIIAAGASLVVMPEALLGGYPKGEIFGTRLGYRLPEGREAFAAYHANAIDVPGAETEILAALSHRTGASLVVGAIERDGATLYCTALFFDPEQGLVAKHRKLMPTGTERLIWGQGDGSTLATVESRAGRLGAAICWENHMPLLRMAMYAKGVQIWCAPTVDEREIWQCSMRHIAHEGRCFVVSACQVQPSPNELQTTVEGWDPERALIRGGSLIVGPLGDVLAGPLFDQPGLITAQIDTDELVRARYDLDVVGHYARPDVFRLSVDERDKRSVVFNDRGDD; encoded by the coding sequence ATGTCCCGCACCACCGTCTGCGCCCTCCAGCTCGGCGCCTCCCCCGCCGGCAAGCAGGATACCCTGCAGCGGATCCTCGCCTTCGAAGCGCAGATCATCGCCGCCGGCGCCAGCCTGGTGGTGATGCCGGAAGCCCTGCTCGGCGGCTATCCGAAGGGCGAGATCTTCGGCACCCGGCTCGGCTACCGGCTGCCGGAGGGACGCGAGGCATTCGCCGCCTACCACGCCAACGCGATCGACGTACCCGGCGCCGAGACCGAAATACTCGCCGCACTCTCTCATCGCACCGGGGCGAGCCTGGTGGTCGGCGCGATCGAGCGCGACGGCGCCACGCTCTACTGCACCGCGCTGTTCTTCGACCCCGAGCAGGGGCTGGTCGCCAAGCATCGCAAGCTGATGCCGACCGGCACCGAACGCTTGATCTGGGGTCAGGGAGACGGCTCGACGCTGGCGACGGTCGAATCCCGCGCCGGCCGGCTGGGCGCGGCGATCTGCTGGGAGAACCACATGCCGCTGCTGCGCATGGCGATGTACGCCAAGGGCGTGCAGATCTGGTGCGCACCGACGGTGGACGAACGCGAGATATGGCAGTGCTCGATGCGCCATATCGCCCACGAAGGGCGCTGCTTCGTGGTCAGCGCCTGCCAGGTCCAGCCCTCGCCGAACGAGCTGCAAACCACGGTCGAGGGCTGGGACCCTGAGCGGGCGCTGATCCGCGGCGGCTCGTTGATCGTCGGGCCGCTCGGCGACGTGCTCGCGGGCCCGCTGTTCGACCAGCCGGGCCTGATCACCGCACAGATCGATACCGACGAGCTGGTTCGCGCCCGTTATGATCTCGATGTCGTCGGCCACTACGCGCGCCCCGATGTATTCAGGCTCAGCGTCGACGAGCGCGACAAGCGTTCGGTCGTCTTCAATGACCGGGGCGACGATTGA
- a CDS encoding MetQ/NlpA family ABC transporter substrate-binding protein translates to MIRIAIAIVLATVGNAAQANESLRVGQTSGPHETIMEQVREVARDEGLDIELVSFSDFIMPNAALDDGSIDANSYQTQAFLDAQKQARGYPLIAVAKTVLFPMGIYSHRVETLDALPQGASIGLPNDPANVDRSLRLLEHAGLITLNPTGGPITEQDVAQNPRALRFVALDAAQLTRSLDDLDAAAINTSYALKAGIDPASDALAREGLDSPHANLLVVREADRDEPWVAQLIRAYHSDRIRAFIEEEFKGAAVPAF, encoded by the coding sequence ATGATCAGAATCGCGATCGCCATAGTGCTGGCCACTGTCGGCAACGCCGCCCAGGCCAACGAATCGCTCAGGGTCGGCCAGACCAGCGGACCGCACGAGACGATCATGGAGCAGGTCCGCGAAGTGGCCAGGGACGAGGGACTCGATATAGAGCTGGTCAGCTTCTCCGATTTCATCATGCCCAATGCCGCGCTGGACGACGGCAGCATCGATGCCAACAGCTACCAGACCCAGGCCTTTCTCGACGCGCAAAAGCAGGCTCGCGGCTACCCGCTGATCGCGGTAGCCAAGACCGTACTGTTCCCGATGGGGATCTACTCCCACCGGGTCGAAACCCTGGACGCACTGCCCCAGGGAGCCAGCATCGGCCTGCCCAACGATCCAGCCAACGTCGACCGCTCCCTGCGCCTGCTCGAACACGCCGGCCTGATCACCCTGAACCCAACCGGGGGGCCAATCACCGAACAGGATGTGGCCCAAAATCCCCGCGCGCTGCGCTTCGTGGCGCTGGACGCCGCCCAGCTGACCCGCTCGCTCGACGACCTGGACGCCGCCGCGATCAATACCTCCTATGCCCTCAAGGCCGGCATCGACCCAGCCAGTGACGCGCTCGCCAGGGAGGGCCTCGACAGCCCACACGCCAACCTGCTGGTGGTCAGGGAAGCCGACCGCGACGAGCCTTGGGTCGCGCAGCTGATCCGCGCCTACCACTCCGATCGAATCCGTGCATTCATCGAAGAGGAATTCAAGGGCGCCGCCGTGCCCGCTTTCTAG
- a CDS encoding LLM class flavin-dependent oxidoreductase: protein MARQLLLNAFHMNCVGHICHGLWRHPRDRSREYLRQDWWNTLAGTLERGLFDGLFLADIVGTYDVYAGNAEAALAGAVQVPVNDPLLLVPGMAQTTRHLGFGVTVNLSYEAPYLLARRFSTLDHLTEGRIGWNVVTGYLDSAARAMGYERQMAHDQRYDRADEYMEIVHRLWEQSWDSDAVRYDRESGIFTDPAKVRPIDYRGRYYRVEGIHLSEPSPQRSPVIFQAGSSPRGARFAAQHAECIFVMGLSKEAVKQTVERITRELAAQGRRREDVRILAGLTVVVGATSREAEEKYAEYCRYASPEGGLTHFASSTGVDFSRFDLDEPITERKSEANQSALAAFTRKHQGEPWTVRRLLEQMKLGNRNGAFVGTPSEVADEMQSWMVEADVDGFNLVHTVVPECFEEFVDLVLPELQSRGIYKTAYAEGTFREKLLSQRRYFRAR from the coding sequence ATGGCCCGGCAATTGCTGCTCAACGCTTTCCACATGAACTGCGTCGGCCATATCTGCCACGGACTGTGGCGCCATCCCCGCGACCGCTCGCGGGAGTACTTGCGCCAAGACTGGTGGAACACGCTTGCCGGCACGCTCGAACGCGGTCTGTTCGATGGGCTGTTCCTCGCCGACATCGTCGGCACCTACGACGTCTACGCCGGTAATGCCGAGGCGGCGCTCGCCGGCGCTGTACAGGTACCGGTCAACGATCCGTTGCTGCTGGTCCCGGGCATGGCCCAGACGACCCGCCACCTCGGCTTCGGGGTGACGGTCAATCTGAGCTACGAAGCTCCTTATCTACTCGCCAGACGCTTTTCCACCCTCGACCACCTGACTGAAGGACGCATCGGCTGGAACGTGGTAACCGGCTATCTCGACAGCGCGGCGCGGGCGATGGGCTACGAACGCCAAATGGCCCACGACCAGCGCTACGACCGTGCCGACGAGTACATGGAGATCGTCCATCGACTGTGGGAGCAAAGCTGGGACAGCGACGCGGTGCGCTACGATCGGGAAAGCGGGATATTCACCGACCCAGCCAAGGTCCGGCCGATCGACTACCGCGGCCGCTACTATCGTGTCGAAGGCATTCACCTGAGCGAACCATCGCCACAGCGATCGCCGGTGATCTTCCAGGCCGGCAGCAGCCCTCGCGGTGCCCGTTTCGCCGCCCAGCACGCTGAATGCATCTTCGTGATGGGACTGTCGAAGGAGGCGGTCAAGCAGACGGTCGAGCGGATCACCCGCGAACTCGCCGCCCAAGGCAGGCGCCGCGAGGATGTGAGGATCCTGGCCGGCCTCACCGTGGTGGTCGGTGCGACCAGCCGTGAGGCCGAGGAGAAGTACGCGGAGTACTGCCGCTACGCTTCGCCAGAGGGCGGGCTTACCCACTTCGCTAGCTCCACGGGGGTGGACTTCTCGCGCTTCGACCTGGACGAGCCGATCACCGAGCGCAAGAGCGAAGCCAATCAGTCGGCGCTGGCGGCCTTCACTCGCAAGCACCAGGGCGAGCCTTGGACGGTGCGACGGCTGCTTGAGCAGATGAAGCTCGGCAACCGAAACGGCGCCTTCGTCGGTACGCCAAGCGAGGTCGCAGACGAGATGCAGTCATGGATGGTCGAGGCCGATGTCGATGGCTTCAACCTGGTACATACCGTGGTGCCCGAATGCTTCGAGGAATTCGTCGACCTGGTGTTGCCGGAGCTGCAAAGCCGCGGTATCTACAAAACCGCTTACGCCGAAGGCACCTTTCGCGAAAAACTTCTCTCCCAGCGTCGCTATTTCCGCGCGCGATGA
- a CDS encoding SfnB family sulfur acquisition oxidoreductase codes for MPELETPLPSTPQCIDSDAAALRAADRLADDFRREAALRDLERRLPHPELKRFVDSGLWSITVPRRFGGAEVSAATLAEVTARISAADGSLGQIPQNHFYALEILRLNGSEEQQRRFFAEALAGERFGNALAELGTQHSSTRTVRLTPCEGGYLISGRKFYATGSLFARWIPTSAIGPDEKVQLAIVDANAPGLERIDDWSGFGQRTTGSGSVVFDRVFVPNTAVVPMQAAFERPTALGAFAQLIHTAVDVGIARGALSDTQQFVRSHARPWIDSGAPSAAKDPLLLRELGELSIDLEAAEAMLERAARIVDVARREPTERSVAQASIAVAEAKVLATDIALAAGSKLFELSGSRAALTELGLDRHWRNARTHTLHDPVRWKYHAIGDYVLNDRLPPRHGAL; via the coding sequence GTGCCCGAGCTCGAAACGCCTCTTCCTTCGACACCACAGTGCATCGACAGCGACGCGGCAGCGCTGCGCGCCGCCGACCGGCTCGCCGATGACTTCCGCCGTGAAGCGGCGCTACGCGACCTCGAACGCCGCCTGCCTCATCCTGAACTCAAACGCTTCGTCGACTCGGGTCTGTGGAGCATCACCGTGCCGCGCCGGTTCGGCGGTGCCGAGGTCAGCGCCGCGACGCTGGCCGAGGTAACCGCCCGGATCAGCGCAGCGGACGGCTCGCTGGGGCAGATCCCGCAGAACCATTTCTATGCGCTTGAGATTCTCCGGCTCAACGGCAGCGAGGAACAGCAGCGCCGTTTCTTCGCCGAGGCACTCGCTGGCGAACGCTTCGGCAATGCCCTGGCCGAGTTGGGCACGCAGCATTCGAGTACTCGTACGGTGCGGCTTACTCCCTGCGAGGGAGGCTACTTGATCAGCGGTCGCAAGTTCTACGCGACCGGTTCGCTGTTCGCCCGCTGGATCCCGACCTCGGCGATCGGCCCGGACGAGAAGGTCCAACTGGCGATCGTCGATGCCAACGCGCCGGGGCTGGAGCGTATCGACGACTGGAGCGGCTTCGGCCAGCGCACCACCGGAAGCGGCTCGGTGGTGTTCGACCGGGTATTCGTGCCGAACACGGCGGTGGTGCCAATGCAGGCCGCCTTCGAGCGCCCGACCGCGCTGGGAGCGTTCGCGCAGCTGATTCACACCGCAGTGGACGTCGGCATCGCCCGCGGCGCACTGTCCGACACCCAGCAGTTCGTGCGCAGCCACGCACGCCCGTGGATCGACAGCGGTGCGCCGAGCGCGGCCAAAGACCCGCTGCTGCTGCGAGAACTGGGCGAGCTGTCGATCGACCTCGAAGCCGCCGAGGCGATGCTCGAACGCGCCGCTCGAATCGTCGACGTCGCTCGGCGCGAGCCGACCGAACGCTCAGTAGCGCAGGCCTCTATCGCAGTGGCCGAGGCCAAAGTGCTGGCCACCGACATCGCACTGGCTGCGGGCAGCAAACTGTTCGAACTATCCGGCTCCCGCGCCGCGCTGACCGAACTGGGCCTCGATCGGCACTGGCGCAACGCCCGTACCCATACCCTCCACGACCCGGTGCGCTGGAAATATCACGCGATCGGCGACTACGTACTCAACGACCGGCTTCCCCCGCGGCATGGAGCATTGTGA